In a single window of the Candidatus Cloacimonadota bacterium genome:
- a CDS encoding TetR/AcrR family transcriptional regulator, with product MEPKKKILKSAMKIFLMKGYDATSMSDVVAETQTSKGGIYHHFKNKQELFVQCIDFLFDEFEKWEIEIYNTSTDVKDILRKYFNSLAYIHEFVSGITNSKDVLVDNFYRLMMEAFTKFPEIKKKHAETHAQGMEFLAGLLQQAQEQGRIKQDLDCKTLGFMMNALAEGTVLYHILNEKIDLQEMGQKLFETIWNGISTEEN from the coding sequence ATGGAGCCGAAAAAGAAGATTCTGAAGTCGGCAATGAAGATCTTTTTGATGAAAGGTTATGATGCAACTTCCATGAGTGATGTAGTGGCGGAAACACAAACTTCCAAAGGTGGAATTTATCATCATTTCAAGAATAAACAGGAACTTTTCGTACAATGCATCGATTTTCTATTTGATGAATTTGAAAAGTGGGAAATAGAGATTTATAACACATCTACAGATGTGAAAGATATTCTAAGAAAATATTTTAACTCTCTGGCTTATATTCATGAGTTTGTGAGTGGAATAACGAATTCCAAAGACGTTTTGGTGGATAATTTCTACAGGCTCATGATGGAAGCTTTCACTAAATTTCCCGAGATCAAAAAGAAGCATGCGGAAACTCATGCCCAAGGAATGGAATTTCTGGCCGGGCTTTTGCAGCAAGCTCAAGAGCAGGGAAGAATAAAACAGGATCTGGATTGCAAAACACTTGGCTTCATGATGAATGCTTTGGCAGAAGGAACTGTGCTTTATCATATATTAAATGAGAAGATCGATCTGCAGGAAATGGGACAGAAGCTGTTTGAAACAATTTGGAATGGAATCTCAACAGAGGAAAATTAA
- a CDS encoding adenylate/guanylate cyclase domain-containing protein → MKFNNKLSVSKLYKNKHVLLLFAFIITLVVYLFSSSSFLQETELKLLDYRFRMDPRPQAADSNVVMISIDDSSLDFFSSNGISWPWPRSFYGHMLDYLYQAKAVIFDMQFYEPDIDREETYAEETDGQFADAISRNQNVFLGCQLLPDSCYFSSDIYDFSLPVKMYNEYPFQTNFCGVRTPIPALLNSTKAIGIINSQPDRDGVIRRSKLIYRLQDHLFPQMSFSVWKELIYPDSEVTIKDKKIIFQNHQIPFDKNGDYLINWYGIKNKKRPFKSYPFRAIIASASAWLQGNEPILDPNLFKGKYVIIGATAAGLLDLKTNPYEKVMPGMEIWATQFSNFINQDFIQRLPDGINFLYTFIIIFTVFFVITNLIPQKANFISFSLLIFTFLLNLFLWRTDRILMNLLMPVIGFLISYLIINTVSYLLEGKSKRAIRKLFSRYLHEDVIKKLEEDPDQIHLGGEEIDATVIYTDIYDFTTISEDKLPSELVADLNMYFEKLIEFVFDHEGLLDKYTGDGIMVLFGAPISRKDHALLACRAANAHRLYRDELKKKTELTPTEQFHLGTRTGINSGRFVAGNIGGEKRMDYTAIGDTVNLAARLEGVNKIYQTNIIISENTYKHIQDEFLCRELDSLKVKGRNQPTRIYELICSYDEMTSKQKPEWIQKYEEALNLYRKGDWQSAGDIFEELCDHPVKDKPSEVLLTRCKYLLEFPPENWDGVMKLEVK, encoded by the coding sequence ATGAAGTTTAATAATAAATTATCAGTTTCAAAGTTATATAAAAACAAGCACGTTCTATTACTATTTGCATTCATTATTACATTAGTCGTGTATCTTTTCAGCAGCAGCTCATTTTTGCAGGAAACCGAACTGAAGCTTCTGGATTATCGTTTTCGCATGGATCCCCGCCCGCAAGCTGCCGACAGCAATGTGGTGATGATCAGCATTGATGATTCCAGTTTGGATTTCTTCAGTTCAAATGGTATCAGCTGGCCCTGGCCGAGATCTTTCTACGGTCATATGTTAGATTACCTGTATCAGGCAAAAGCGGTGATTTTCGATATGCAATTTTATGAACCGGATATCGATCGAGAAGAAACCTATGCCGAAGAAACAGACGGGCAATTTGCAGATGCTATCAGTAGAAATCAGAATGTTTTTCTGGGTTGTCAATTGCTGCCGGATTCCTGCTATTTTTCATCAGATATTTACGATTTTTCACTTCCAGTAAAAATGTATAATGAATATCCTTTTCAAACAAATTTTTGTGGCGTTAGAACTCCAATTCCGGCTTTATTGAATTCTACAAAGGCTATCGGAATTATAAATTCTCAACCCGATCGTGACGGCGTGATAAGACGTTCAAAACTAATTTATAGACTGCAGGATCATCTCTTTCCGCAAATGTCTTTTTCTGTTTGGAAGGAATTGATCTATCCAGATTCAGAAGTTACGATAAAAGATAAAAAGATCATATTTCAAAACCATCAAATACCATTTGATAAGAACGGTGATTATCTAATAAACTGGTATGGAATCAAAAATAAAAAAAGACCATTCAAATCATATCCTTTCAGGGCTATAATAGCTTCCGCTTCTGCCTGGTTGCAGGGAAATGAGCCAATACTTGATCCCAACCTTTTCAAGGGTAAATATGTAATAATCGGAGCTACAGCCGCCGGTCTTCTGGATCTAAAAACCAATCCATATGAAAAAGTGATGCCGGGCATGGAAATCTGGGCGACTCAATTTAGTAATTTTATCAATCAGGATTTCATACAACGACTTCCTGATGGGATAAACTTTTTATATACTTTTATCATTATATTTACAGTCTTTTTTGTTATTACAAATCTGATTCCTCAGAAAGCTAATTTCATTTCTTTTTCTCTCTTAATTTTCACGTTTCTACTGAATCTCTTTTTATGGAGAACTGACCGGATTCTGATGAATTTATTGATGCCGGTGATTGGCTTTTTAATTTCTTATCTGATCATAAATACCGTAAGCTATCTATTGGAAGGAAAATCAAAAAGAGCGATCAGAAAATTGTTTTCGCGCTATTTACACGAAGATGTCATCAAAAAACTGGAAGAAGATCCCGATCAAATTCATCTGGGTGGGGAAGAGATCGATGCCACAGTTATTTACACTGATATTTATGATTTTACTACGATCTCAGAAGATAAATTACCGTCGGAATTGGTGGCCGACCTAAACATGTATTTCGAGAAATTGATAGAATTCGTGTTTGATCACGAAGGGCTGCTGGATAAATATACGGGTGACGGAATCATGGTTTTATTTGGTGCACCGATTTCCAGAAAAGATCATGCCTTACTTGCCTGTAGAGCGGCAAATGCTCATCGACTGTATCGAGATGAACTGAAGAAAAAGACTGAGCTTACTCCAACGGAACAGTTCCATCTGGGCACTAGAACAGGTATAAATTCAGGAAGATTTGTGGCAGGAAATATCGGTGGTGAAAAACGCATGGATTATACAGCTATCGGCGATACTGTCAATCTGGCTGCTCGTTTGGAAGGCGTGAATAAGATCTACCAGACCAATATTATCATCAGCGAAAACACATACAAACATATACAAGATGAATTTCTGTGCCGGGAACTGGATTCTCTGAAGGTGAAAGGAAGAAATCAGCCGACGAGGATCTATGAATTGATCTGCAGCTATGATGAGATGACTTCCAAACAGAAACCGGAATGGATTCAAAAGTATGAAGAAGCTCTGAATTTATATCGAAAAGGTGATTGGCAATCTGCCGGAGATATTTTTGAAGAACTCTGTGACCATCCTGTAAAAGATAAACCTTCGGAAGTTTTGTTGACACGATGTAAGTATCTGCTGGAATTTCCACCGGAAAATTGGGATGGGGTGATGAAATTGGAAGTTAAATAA
- a CDS encoding M48 family metalloprotease, whose product MKHRFLSFFLFIVFVLFAANSAVVKRDRAIFRTGPGSFYEVEAELAKGANFEILEEEKGWYRIELASSSGYVSTKVTQEQKTSDDIFGKMGTQQTDLKISKYGMSAGVKGFAERFTQSFKGSANFFQIYADYKLDAKAFKNFWKETYRDFKLKKNQKNIAIPPARFKDYFSQSEEGLGIGIASQIAAMGLYQNPELVEYINQVGNVVVEATDVYDIGFKFFILDTEKVNGYACPGGIVFVTKGMLKMIRTEAELATVLAHEIAHVARHHGMLEMAERQNQIKAEDAFAELEMEMDDFGIKQDEEMKSVEEEMEQLSFEIFETLVNGRLEQYEQEADQLAIIFASRAGYNGRELLTLLNRLKTSSSQTTNEHYTQKQIIDRIGMIKNYLNSIQLSSNLFSNQNRWQKRSGM is encoded by the coding sequence ATGAAGCACAGATTTTTATCATTCTTTTTATTTATTGTGTTCGTTCTGTTTGCCGCAAATTCTGCGGTAGTAAAACGTGATCGGGCAATATTTCGCACAGGGCCGGGTTCATTTTATGAAGTAGAAGCAGAACTTGCCAAAGGAGCAAATTTTGAAATTCTGGAAGAAGAAAAAGGTTGGTATCGTATCGAATTAGCCAGCAGCAGCGGTTATGTATCGACGAAAGTAACGCAGGAACAGAAAACTTCTGATGATATTTTCGGTAAAATGGGAACTCAGCAAACCGATCTCAAAATCTCAAAATACGGCATGAGCGCAGGTGTAAAAGGTTTTGCAGAAAGATTTACACAAAGTTTCAAAGGTTCAGCAAATTTCTTCCAGATTTATGCTGATTATAAACTTGATGCAAAAGCCTTCAAAAATTTCTGGAAAGAAACTTATAGAGATTTCAAACTTAAAAAGAATCAGAAGAATATTGCCATTCCTCCAGCACGATTCAAAGATTATTTTTCCCAATCGGAAGAGGGATTGGGAATTGGGATTGCCTCACAAATTGCTGCAATGGGATTATATCAAAATCCTGAACTGGTAGAATATATAAATCAAGTTGGAAATGTTGTGGTCGAAGCAACAGATGTTTATGATATTGGCTTCAAATTCTTCATTCTGGATACAGAGAAAGTTAACGGTTATGCCTGTCCGGGAGGAATCGTTTTCGTCACAAAAGGCATGCTGAAAATGATACGAACAGAAGCAGAACTTGCTACAGTTTTAGCTCACGAAATTGCTCATGTCGCCCGTCATCATGGAATGCTGGAAATGGCAGAACGGCAGAATCAGATAAAGGCTGAGGATGCTTTTGCGGAATTGGAAATGGAAATGGACGATTTCGGGATAAAGCAGGATGAAGAAATGAAATCTGTGGAAGAAGAAATGGAACAGTTATCCTTCGAAATCTTTGAAACTTTGGTAAATGGAAGACTTGAACAATATGAACAGGAAGCTGATCAATTGGCAATCATTTTTGCTTCTCGAGCCGGTTATAATGGCAGAGAATTACTGACGCTTTTAAATAGATTAAAAACCAGCAGCAGCCAAACCACGAATGAGCATTATACTCAAAAACAAATAATTGATCGCATTGGAATGATAAAAAATTATCTCAATTCGATCCAACTTTCCTCTAACTTGTTCAGCAATCAAAACAGATGGCAGAAAAGAAGCGGGATGTGA
- a CDS encoding T9SS type A sorting domain-containing protein, with protein sequence MKLGNKPVVHRSRFYISFPRLKSWAIFNIKGQKVKSFPEQNLGTQDDNNGNYSVIWNEKDDNDKPVASGVYFYQLRSGKINQTRKFMLLK encoded by the coding sequence ATCAAGTTAGGTAATAAGCCAGTAGTTCATCGTTCTCGTTTTTATATTTCATTCCCACGACTGAAGTCATGGGCTATCTTTAATATTAAAGGACAGAAAGTAAAATCCTTTCCCGAGCAAAATCTCGGGACTCAGGATGATAATAATGGAAATTATTCCGTTATTTGGAATGAAAAAGATGACAACGACAAACCTGTTGCATCAGGTGTTTACTTTTATCAATTAAGATCTGGCAAGATTAACCAAACCAGAAAATTCATGCTTCTCAAATAA